Genomic DNA from Rana temporaria chromosome 1, aRanTem1.1, whole genome shotgun sequence:
TTGTAAGTAGGTACAACTAGATCGAAGGCAGCAATGGAGGCGACTCCATTCCAAAAGTAGTGCAAAACAACTGTATGTACTCTGTAAATTCAAAATTAAGGAAACATAGACTAAATGGGGGCGGTAGAACACAACACCGCCCACGGATACAAAAGTAACACATTTTAGTACAGGAGCAAGAGAGCCCCAAGAAATAGGGACGGAGAAGAGGAAATAAGAAGACAAAAGCTAGAAATGAAGtagggaaggaggaaggagaagtAGGGAGGGAGATTGTCGGCGTGGGCGCGCGAACCCACAAGGGGTcgtgatgttacagtgaggtaaTGACCTATCATTTATGGGGAAGGTAAGGTGGCTTCAAACTCAGGGGGGAGGAAATTCTCCACCCAGGGGGACCATATTTTGTcgtgccgagaaactcggtccagGACAATCGCTTCGGTCTTACTATGGATCATTGCTTGGGTCACTCTGTGTTTTACTTCGGTTATGTGGAGTTTAGGGGTCTTCCAGGCCTTGGCTATGGTCTGTTTAGCGGCCGTGGTCAGTTGAAGGAGGAGGCGGACCTGGGCCTTAGTGTAATCACTTTCAATATGATTTAGTAAGGCTAAAGATGGGTCAGGGGGAAGGTTGTCACGTAATAGGGTAGAGGccatacaaaatattgttttccaGAACTGTTGTACAACAGGGCACGTCCACCAAATATGTACGCGAGTACCTCTTTCTCCACAGCCTCGGAAACAGACGGCCGGGTAAGAGGGGGTAGCTGGGACTAGGTACCATCGCATGAGCACCTTATAGTTGGCCTCTAAGGCTACCACATTTTGAGTAGAGGTTTTAGTGTTGGCCCATATATCCATCCAGTCCTCCGGTTCCAACGTTACTTGTAAATCTTTGGACCACTGTGCAGCATACAGAGGAAGTGCAGTTGGTGGAGCAGTAAGGTGACCATAGATACGGGATATGATACCTGAAGCATGTGGGTCTGAAGTACAAATGTTTTCATAGAAGGACATACTATCAAGAGATGGTTGGACACCTATCGTCGTCCGAATGAAGTGGGCTATTTGTAGATAGTGGAAGTGTTCAACAGAGAGTAGCTTAACCTGGGCCTGGAGTTCCAGGAAAGTCTTGAGGGCCGTTTTTCCTACCATATCACAAATTCGGTATATCCCTTCCTGGGACCATAGCCGAAAAGATTCCGGTTCAGTAAAGGCcggataaaaaaaaagggtggccAAAAAATGAGTGTAAGGGAGTATGGGAGGAGACCAATTGGAAAGGATACGTAAGGTGTCCCAAATTTTAAGTGAATGGCGCGTAACCGGATTCGTAATAGAAGTGCAGGCCGACGGGGGTAACCATAATAGATTATAGACCAACAGGGGTGAAATATCAATGGCCTCCAGGCTGACCCATATAGGGATTTCAGTAGACGCATGAAGCAAAGTGATCTGGGCCAGCTGGGAGGCCTGATAATAGCGGAGGAAATTGGGAATCCCAAGACCTCCATTGAGTCTATTACGGAGAAGAGTAGATCTGGATACCCTGGGTTTAGTAAACCCCCACACATATTTAAACACTCGGGACTGGATAATCCGGTGAAAGTAGGAGGGGACTGCTATTGGTAGGACTCTATAAAAGGTACAATAACTTGGGTAGTAGAGACATCTTGACGGCAGCCACCCGTCCAAGCCAAGAGACACATAATGGCTTCCAAGAATCTAACAGAGACGATAAGTGCGACAGCATAGGGAGGTAATTGGATCGGAAAAGAGAAGCCGGGTCACCTGTGAGCCTTATGCCTAGGTATGGCAGGGAAGCGGTGGACCAGGCAAAGGGGAAATATTCCTGGAGATGAGTTACTTCATCAGCAGGAAGAGACACATTGAGAGCCCGTGATTTGGATTGATTGACTTCCAGACATGAAATACTAGCAAATTTATCGAGGATTTGCATTAATTTTGGAAGGGTGAAACGGGGAGAGGTCACAAATAAGAGTGCATCATCCGCAAATAGGCATATCTTGTGGGTTGTGGAGGCAATTTCCAATCCCCTGACCTCAGGGCTGTTCAAAATCAGGGCAGCTAGGGGTTCTATCACCAAAGCGAAAagtaggggggacaggggacaaccctgcctggtACCCCTACCAATCTGGAAACAGTCGGAGCGGAACCCAGAGTACTTAACATACGCCTGCGGATAACTGTAAAGAGAGCTTATCCATTGTAAAAAATGTGGACCAAAACCCCAACGAGTAAGTATAAAGTTTAGGTAAGGCCATGAGACAGTGTCGAACGCTTTCCTGATATCGAGGGACAACAGGTGCATGGGGATTTTTCGACTTCTGGCAACATGTTGGAGGAGGACAACCCGACGAAAATTTTCACTAGCTTGACGGCGGGGTataaaacccacctggtctttgtgtatCATCCCACCAATAATGGGATTGAGACGCAAAGCCATGACCTTGGCCAGAATTTTAATATCTAAGTTAAGTAAAGAGATGGGTCTGAAATTAGACCACAAAGTACTATCCGAATTGGGTTTGGGTATCATGGCTATAATGGCTGTCAATGTGTCTCGACCAAAGGAGTGTTGCTTCAAGGATTTGGAAAGAAGCAGGGCCAGGGTAACAACAAACTTCTTGTAGTAAGTGCTCGAAAGCCCATCTGGGCCAGGTCTCTTATGGGGTTTAAGGGTTTTGATGGCTGCAATGACCTCTTCAACTGTGATGGCTTTCTCCAGACGTTCACGGTTGGAGTCAGATAAGGCGGGTAAAGGGATATCCCGAAATAAGGATTCGGCCTCATGGGGAGAATAAGAGGACTGGGGTTTGTATAgcctcgatcgtttttttaactgatggtgtgtaggcacatcagaccatcagtcagcttcatcggttaaccgatgaaactgaacttcagtccgttctcatcggtttagactgatcatgtgtacagggcctaagtgtttggctgaagccatttattatcaataaactctgtatactctttttaaatcataacagaaactacccaaatgaccctaatcaaaagtttacataccctggtaattttggcctgataacatgcacacaagttgacacaaaggggttttaatggctattaaaaggtaaccatcttcatctgtgatctgtttgcttgtaattagtgtgtgtgtgtataaaaggtcaatgagtttctggactcctgacatacccttgcatctttcaatcagtgctgcactgacatttctggattctaaTTCATgggcaaaagaattgtcaaaggatctgcaggaaagggTAATTGAACTTAATAAAACAGGAAAGGATAAGACGTTCATTTTAGGTAGTCGCGCTGATCATTATTTGTTTATATCTagtgtatgtactaaaaaaaaaaaaaacactatatttgCATTTTTGCATTTTACCTCAAAGTCCATTTTCCTATACCAATATCAGAGTGCCTAGGCAAAGCAGTGCAAACAGTTCAGAATAGATCAATCCAGTAACTACATAACATTACTGCAACACTAATTATGCAGTAAAGGTATTTCgatgatagcttttttttttttttttgcaatttggtAGTACAGATTTTGATATTTTATTCTGTGAAAGGCTCTGAATATAATACTTACAAATATATAAGACAACAATATAATCAAAAGCATTAAATTGAGCCGTATCTTACCTTTTCCTGTTTGCCATCTGGAATTAAACTTTCAGCAGTTTTTTGCTTTTGTAACAGCTGTTTCCTTCTTTCTTGGCGTTTGGCACGTTTTTGGAAATCTTCAATGTGTATGTTTAAATGAAAGGTTAGCTCAGCGATACTGCTTAATTTGACATTGCAGTGTTTGCACTGATAAACGGTTGTTAAGGAACGGGTACCTGTGGTACCCACAATGGAGAAGTCCCTCTTTATGTCTTTGCAGTGATGGTCTGTATAGTGCATGCAGAGAAGTTCAGCTGTGCTAAAAGACAACTTAAAGCATTTGATACATCTAAATGGAAGCAATTCTTGTTCTTGGGTTTCTTCTGAGTCCTCTGATGGTACATCGATTTCAGGTTTTTCTTCCAAACAGCTTAGGCTCTCGTTTTCTTCACCATATACAAGTGTAAAATAACTACCAAGCTTACTAGCATGCTGTTTTTTGGGGAAAACTCCAGGATgcctttttatataatgtgatacAATCCCTTTTTTGCTATAAGACTGAAATGCACAAAGAGAACATTTTTTCTTCTCAATGGCGTTTTTCAAATCATCACTCATTTCAGAAGAATCTTCATTATCAGGGGTAGAAATGACAACTTTGTCTTGTATATCATTATCATCATTTACGGTTCTAGATGCAGCTAGACAATGTGTATAGTATGCATCTATGTCATGCCGTTTCTGATAATGTGCAGCAAGACCTTTTCGAATAGGATTAGTATAAGAACAAAGTGCACATGTGAACAGATTATTTTTGCCTTCTGGTTGAGCTCGGACATTATTATGTTTTATACGGTAGTGCCTTGCGATCCCTTTTCTGGTAGAGCAGAAATATTTACACAGCTGACATCTGAAGACAGTGTGTGGGTTAATGTTCTTGCGTGGTCTGAAGCCAGTAAGCCCAGTAACCTCCCCTGGTTCCAGAGTAACTACTGTGTGAGGAGGTATGTGATCAGAGTAAATATCTGGATTGGGACTAAAAGCTTCTTTCTCTGGTGTTTTAGAGAGCATGTTAGGTTCCGCTTGATGATGATATTTTTCATAATGAATTTTTAGTTTTTCAAGTGTACCATGGGTGTAGGGGCATAATTTACATCTGTAGGCACCATATCcctgtttaaatattttattattttcttcactTTCATTTTGAGTGGATTCATTAGGTGGTTCTACATCATGCACAAAATCTTCCGCTGTGACCTTTATCAAAGGATGCCGTTTTTGGTAGTGGGTAAGAACACCATGAATACGTGTGTTAATGTATGGGCAATGTCTACATTTATACACTGCTCCTGGGTTAATGTCTACATCCTGGGCAAAATCAGCAGCTTTAACCTTCATGCCAGGATGCTTCTTACCATAGTGTGTTAGAAGGCCATGTAAATTGTTGTATTCAGATAAGCAGACTGCGCACTGATAAGGTGAAGACGACTGTGAAGAGGACAGCTGTGCAGTTTTTTCTTGCAGTAAACTGGAGTCATCTCCACTCTCAAAAAGTGGTTCAAGGTTTATGGAATCTTTATGGGTAGACGCAGTCTGCAATGACAATTCTTCGAAATGTGACATTTGTACAGCTCCTTTCTCCTTTATGATGTCAAGAAGTACGGATTCATCTCCTTTCAACGCCCATGGATGGAAAGATTGATAGTGATTAGTAATATCCCATATAGAAGAAGCTTCAAAGTTACAGTCTCTGCAATTATAGGATTTGGTTTCAGGTGTTACTTGTGCAGGTGTAGGATCAGGTCCTGTGCACAACTTTGTTGCCATATAGGTATAATCCACATAGTGCTCGGGATGCCTCCTTTGGTAATGTTCAAGAAGACCACTTGGCTCTGAATGAGAATAAATACACCATTCACAGTGATAACCTGCTTGAATAAATCCATCTAAGAAAGCCCATTTCAAAATTGAAGTCACTGTAGCCTTGAGAGTAGGATGATCTTTCTTCATATGTTTTCTCAGTGCATAAACATATGGTGTGGAAAATGAACACTGCCTACATTTGAGACTTCTAAGTTTTGTCTTTTCTGACTCTGTAATGGAAGGTGCATTTTGTATACTAGTAGGTTTCTTTTGGCCTTGTTCACAAAGACTCCTTATTGCAGCTGTATGTTGCCTAACAGTATCTGCATTTACCTTGTAATCTTTGTGCTTCTTTTGATAATGTATAAGAACTCCTTTTACAGTTTGATTTCCATAGTCACAATGCTGACAGAAAAACATCTCATTATCTTTGGGCTGACTCCTTTTTTTTGGAACTGGTTGAGGTTTTCCTGGTGCGTGGTGTTGGCCTTCTACATTTCTTTGCGACTCAGACGTTGGTGGTGCCTGTCGAATATACTTAGCAGTTACTTTAATTTCAGGATGCCTCTTTTGATAATGTACTAATACTCCAACAACAGAGCGGTTACTATATGAACAATGCTTGCAGTAATATAGCTCAACATTTACTTCTGGGTGGGAAGCCACATTGGTAATACTGGGAGTAACAGAAGCACCTCCATCAAATGCGAACTGAGAAATGGCTGTTCCACTATCCACAGGAACAACACGCATTGTTTTTTGAATCCTGAAATAAGATGCCTTCTCATCGGGATGCTTTTTCTGACAGTGAACTAAAACAGAATGCATGTTTGGACTTGCAAATCCACAAATGTCACAATCATAAACTACAACATTGTTAACAGAAGGACTCTTCTGGTTGTCATTCTCTGTAGCAAATGGCTTTGGGGTATTTTTAGTAAAGGATGTTGTAGAGTTATTTCCATGACTTGATGGAGTGGATGTCAACATGTTTTTTGGAGCAGAATTTAAGATTTCTCTTAAAGTTTGTGACTCAGCATTAAGGTCTTCTGATTGGTCAACAACATAACTCGAAAATATCATAGCATTATTGATTTTTACAGTTGGATGCATTCTTTGGTAGTGTGGCATCAAGCTCCGAACATTAGGGCTTGTGTATGAACAAAACCGGCATTTATAAATGAGATCTGACTGGTCAAAATTGAGAACATTCATTGCTTCAGGATGGTGCTCTGTATAGTGCTGTTGCAAATCTTCAAAATTGTTATAGTCAATATAGCATTCAAGACATCTGTATACAGCACTGTGATCATTAGGATCCAAGATATACCTAAAACTGAACTTAATGTAGGGATGCATGCGTTGATAATGAGTACTAACACTTCGGGCAGATTTGTTGCTAAAATCACAGTGTTTGCAGTAATATAACCTTCCAGATTCATCATTGAAATCCAGATTGTCACCAAGTTGGTCACCCTCATAGAAACTGGACTGGTTTAAAGCAAGAGAAGAATTTTGTTCATGGTCTTTCATACTAGCAGACTGGTAGTAGTAATCCTCATCATCGTCTGATAACGTCAACTCAATTTCTGCACTATTGCCTCCAGAATAATTGTTCTGAAGGTTTCTGAAGTTTGTGTTCTTTGGGGACATTCCAATATCTCTATTCCACATGTGTTGCATAGCATACTGATCTCCTGACTCTATCTGTTCTAATGGATCCTCCTCTTTGTCCAATTCTACTTCTATTTCCACTTCATTCTCCTCATCATCTTCATCGTCTTCCACATTAATAACTGCATCCTCCTTGTTTTTGCTTTGGTTGATCTTGCTCTGAAGATTGCTTGCAATTTCATCAATTCTAGTTCTTTTCTTCACAGGTGACAAGTCCAAAGGAAACTCACTTGATCCTTTCCGAGATGTCTTGGCTACAAAATTATTTTTGGAAGATAATCCTAAAATAGATGTTTGACTCTTTCTTACTGTGCTAGAGTCAGTCAAATCTGTTTCATCACCTTGCATTTGATGTACCAGATTACCACTACTATTTGGCAAGTTGTCACAAAATGAATGTTTATGTTGTTGGTGAACACGCAGACCTTTTAGAGTTGTTGTAGAATAATTGCACATAGTGCATTTGTATGGGTTCTGCTGAGAAGAGTCTGCtatgcttccaggttttttgccaTTTATATTGTTACTCTCATATGCTTCATTTAATGATGAAGACATGCTTTCACTAAGTGAATTAATGGGATCCCAATCTGATGATGTACCACCATGACACTGCTTGTGTACACCAAGCTTGAGGGGACTTTTGCAAGAAAAGGGACATTCATCACACTTGTAAACAGGGGTTTTTCCAGACAAGTGGATATTTTCAATATGACGAGAGATACTTCGACGATGCATTGTGAGAAATGGGCAAAATGGACATTGAAATCTGTTCATAAACCTTCTAAAGGGAATTCCCTTTGTCTCCAACAGTTTGTTGTTCTCAGATCCCAACAGTGGTTCTCCAGACATTCCAAGTTCCAATGAACCTAAACCATTTTCCCCATCAATGTCAATATAGTCATCATCTGAGCTTGAATCATTAAAAAAACTGTTCTCATCCATATCCATCATGGAACTGGATCTTTCTGACATTTCATAGGGAGACCTTTCTGACATATTCAAAAGGCCCGGATTTGTGGCCAGCTTTGGTTGTTTCACTGGAACATGTGGCATGGACTGATATTTTGATGGATTACCACTTGGAAGATTACTCACAGGATTTCTATAGGCAGACATACTAGCATTAGCTGTATCATGTGTTGCCATGTTTAGAGGCATATAACTAGATCCAGGATTGGGTATTTGAGAACTTCTATTTTGTAGATCTGATATATTCAGTCCATCCTGTCTTAAACTTGATAGGATTTTGACCATGCCCCTGTGTTTCTTCATCATGTGATCACACCAGCGCTCCCGTCGTGGTGTCTGGTAGCTGCACCATTCACAGCAGAAGTTTCCTCTAGACTTTGTTAGAGGTTTTACCATAGATTCTAGAATGCTGCGTTCTACAACTTCAGCTGGTAGTTCTTTACATGTTTCTTGCATTGGCATTGATACAGGAGGGGTTTGGGAAACTGAAGTTGCTTGCATTTCTTTTAAGCTATTTTTGTGGTACATTTTCTGATGCTTAATTATTCTTGCCCTTCTTGGTGACTTGTATGTGCAAAACTGACAAGAGAAGACTTTGCCAAAACCATCGTGTAGCATAATATTATAATTTGCATTTCCAGGACCTCCAGGGCTCCCTCCTCCAGGTCCATGGACTTTTTTAGTATGCTCCACAAGAAGATATTTAGATCTAAAATAGCGAATACAGAATTTGCACTGAAAAAATTTATTGGTTGGCTTAGAACTGCTGGCAGAAGGTTGACTATAGAATCCAAGGCCCTGACTGTAGTATGATCCAGTAGTTGCTTGTGGAGTAGTCTGATCTGAAAGAAATAAGGGGAAAATAAAAATTAGTTCTAAAATACATTCTCTAAACAAAGCACAATCTAAAACTGACATGAAGAGGGCAACCTCTTAGTTATTCTTTTTATGAACAGACACCACTCTCATACGTAATAAAAAATGATTGGTCTGATGTGTACTAGGCAACATGAAAAAATGTAGACTCTCAGTGCTCACTGGGGTAAACAAACGAAAtgtcaaaaatatatttaacctaccatgagtttcttctgtaggcACAAATTCATCTTTCATAGAAGGAAACACAGCTTCTGACTGGTTGGTGGAATTCGTACCCACAGATCTAGCCTGACTAGAGCCTTCCTCAGTAACGTCTGTAGGCTGCAAAAATGCTGTATGAACATCTTGTATGTGAGCCTTTAGATCTTCATAGGATTGAGCTCTGAAGTCACAGCCATCACACTGAAGAACTTCCATGgtctaatgttattttttttacattaggaaATTCTGAAAAACAGAAAGAACATACAGACTTGTTATATATTGTGCAACAGAATCTGCAAAGTTACCtcactgaagaaattaaacaGTTGCAGGGCTATTAAGTGTGGtttagttaaagcggttgtaaaccgcataaactttttttttttccccccaaacctgcaatgcaaaaggcataataggctagtatgcatcgcatactagcctattatgaaatacttacctcggaacgaggtgtgtaccacttacctggtccacgccgagcaggatgtcatcttgctccggcgtgtcttccgggtatcgccgctccagcgctgtgattggctggagcggcgatgacgtcactcccgcgcgtgcgcgcgggagatttaaaatcggcagggtccggcgatgccggtccttcagccgtggagtcccccctgcgcatgcgccgcccgcattgcgggggtaatatctcctaaaccgtgcaggtttaggagatattatccttacctacaggtaagccatgttgtaggcttacctgtaggtaaaagtccaaatagtgggtttacaaccactttaagtggcgTATCCCCCTCTTGGttgtagtacaccaaagacaacaGGGCAGAAAAAAAGTGATTGTTGGACATTGAATATAATTGCCattcaaaacacatttttttaactaAGACCTGGGTACTACTGAACCTTGTCTCCATTAAGAGGATTTGCCTTTTTCGCATATCAACAGAAATCTTTCAAGCCAACATTCCATTAAGACAAAACTAAAGAAATTTATACTCTTAATCCAGCAAAATATAGAAAATGTGGCACCATTGATACACATGTTATTGCCTGTTTGCTATCTAGGCGGGAATGACAATTAGTACAGCAAAATTATTCTATCAACCTGTTGGAGCATAGACACACAAACGTAGTGACACTGGCAAAACAAATTTCCAAATGATCATTACATCATTTAAATGAACCTAATCCGATGTAATTTAATTCAACCTAGATCTATATTTGGTGATTGTGGAATAACTTCCTAAATCAGTCTGGAAAATATCAGGCTTAATTGCTACTGGATGATAAAACATAACATTATACATCATCTCCCAATGACTAGGGAAAGATTGCCTAAAACTTACTAAACCGTGTATGtgcatgttaaaaatgtatttattaaaaggaCTTACACAAAAGTGTGAACATTTAATTATCCAGttatgtgcaaaataaaaaaagtaaatcagacattttcttttcacataattggatttttttttttacattttgtgtgaacattctcaagtcctctagtaaatcaacccccttgtgTCTCTGTAAGTACAGTCTTAGTTACATGTGTTAGGTGTGAATGATACACCACTTGCATTTTGCAGATGCATTCTTCAGCCTAAAGCCTAGTAAACACGGGCTGAACATCAGGTGGCATCAGCCGGTTAAAGAGAAACCGGCTAAAGTTCAACCTGTGTGTACTGCAGCCAGTCCAACAGAAGTCGGCCTTTTGTCCGACTTATGTTGACGGAGCACAATCGAAAAAGAAAAggtctgccgattggctcccagcCAATGGCTGAAAGCGCTGACTTTGGTGTTCTGGCAAGCGGAGCAGTCCCCACTGTGAAAACACAATaccacagcaggggagattgctgtactaacatcacatagtttcatAGTTTGTACagtggctcctcctgagctgtcaagtttttttttttttccgttcagccctggttgataaaaataaataaatagtagtgTGTACCAGACTTAAgtataattattttatatatcctCTCCCAGTGCTGTGTGGGTGCAGCCACACATCATATCAGAAGAGGTGCAAGCTCTCACCAACTCTTTCTGGTCTCAAACCAGGTAACCTGGATACAATGCATGCAATACAGTAATCAGAGGCAGAAGTGGATATGATATGCCTCACaggccataaccccccccccctcataaaaaaaaaacatgggtatCCCAGGAACCATCACAAGTGCAGAAGTGCTTTGGAATTATACATTAAGTTGCAATTTTTTAAGAATGCTTTGCCACATTCAACTATGCTAATAAATCCCTGTTAGCTAGCCAAACTAGATTTTAAGCTTAAAAGCCATGTTCACTTTTTTCAGAAAATAGCCTATGGAGTCAAGGGGCCCCAGtaggtaaaaacaaaacaaaaaaaaaaaaacgatgcagCTTTAATAAATGATTAATTTGCTTGCCAAGCCTGTAGGCTATGTGTGCTCCCAACCCTGAagcctggataaaaaaaaaactccaatagtTAGAATTCTCTCATCCTGCCTTTTTGCGAGTTTGTTCCAGCATTATTATAGCCCTATCTACAAGTCAGGGCTCTCTGTCTGCTATCTAATTAATCAGTGTAAGCAATCATTAAGACCAGCACCCCCTAGTACCACAGGAAAGAGCATCACCCTGTTCTTCTTGGGCTGTACATATGCAGGATATATCTTTTTCTGTTGCAGCTGCTGAGCTTATTGGCGACAGgagagaaaaaacacaaaaacagctttcaaaggatataataaaacagaaaaaaaaataataataataataatctggtaGGTTTGGCTGGAATTTGCTTTGTTTCATCTAAACttacaggttgtctttatttattttacctcttATAGATCTTTGCGATGTATACTTATCAAATTGTGAAAAACGTAAGGCTCTGAGTTTTCTGAACAAAGTGCTGGATTGTGTGAAAAAGGTTGATATCTGCTGTAGATCAAAATGACAAAACATGAAACCCCACCCCATGGCTCTTCAGCACAGTCCATTACATAGCAAAGCCTTTTTATATCCGAAGAGCAGATGACTTCTGCTTTCAAAGCTCCATGCAAAAGAAGCAGTTCATCCAGTTTTTATACACCTCTACCCTTCCCCCAGCTTAAACCTTTCTTCCCAGATAAAGAAGGCACTCCTCTGTCAAATAGTTCCAGCACATTTTCTAGAGCGAGAAGACAAGGCTTTACAGAAGCTGGGAAGCTCACCTGCTTTAGAAGCAGCCATTTTATTacagtgaatacaaaaataaccATGTAGCCTAAACATAACATGGCTCACAAGACAGCCTCCTCTGCTCAAAACACACTACCTATGCAAAAATATATCTAGCAATAAAACATAACCCTGGTTATAAAAAGAAACATGTGCCCATTTTGCTACAGAACAAAAAGCAAGGATTAATACCATTTTAAACATTGCATGAGCTTGCAACAAAGATTTTAGGTCAGACTGAAACTAGTGTTCTTTTCTGCACCCTTTATAAGTAGGGTATGCCAAGAAAGAAAGAAGCCACCAGATCAAAGAATCATAAAAATTGGTCATATGAAAATCACTCCCATTCTAATGGGAGTTGTCTTCTTTCTGCAGAAGGACATCCAACTGCTTGCTAGATTCCAAAGTCTAACACGTCATGTACACTAGCTCCTAACCTAGAGTTTGAGATTTTGGCATTATTTTGCCCatgctcctaaactcaactctaTAAAAGCctacactgtattaccaaaagtattgggacatctgctt
This window encodes:
- the ZNF462 gene encoding zinc finger protein 462, with the translated sequence MEVLQCDGCDFRAQSYEDLKAHIQDVHTAFLQPTDVTEEGSSQARSVGTNSTNQSEAVFPSMKDEFVPTEETHDQTTPQATTGSYYSQGLGFYSQPSASSSKPTNKFFQCKFCIRYFRSKYLLVEHTKKVHGPGGGSPGGPGNANYNIMLHDGFGKVFSCQFCTYKSPRRARIIKHQKMYHKNSLKEMQATSVSQTPPVSMPMQETCKELPAEVVERSILESMVKPLTKSRGNFCCEWCSYQTPRRERWCDHMMKKHRGMVKILSSLRQDGLNISDLQNRSSQIPNPGSSYMPLNMATHDTANASMSAYRNPVSNLPSGNPSKYQSMPHVPVKQPKLATNPGLLNMSERSPYEMSERSSSMMDMDENSFFNDSSSDDDYIDIDGENGLGSLELGMSGEPLLGSENNKLLETKGIPFRRFMNRFQCPFCPFLTMHRRSISRHIENIHLSGKTPVYKCDECPFSCKSPLKLGVHKQCHGGTSSDWDPINSLSESMSSSLNEAYESNNINGKKPGSIADSSQQNPYKCTMCNYSTTTLKGLRVHQQHKHSFCDNLPNSSGNLVHQMQGDETDLTDSSTVRKSQTSILGLSSKNNFVAKTSRKGSSEFPLDLSPVKKRTRIDEIASNLQSKINQSKNKEDAVINVEDDEDDEENEVEIEVELDKEEDPLEQIESGDQYAMQHMWNRDIGMSPKNTNFRNLQNNYSGGNSAEIELTLSDDDEDYYYQSASMKDHEQNSSLALNQSSFYEGDQLGDNLDFNDESGRLYYCKHCDFSNKSARSVSTHYQRMHPYIKFSFRYILDPNDHSAVYRCLECYIDYNNFEDLQQHYTEHHPEAMNVLNFDQSDLIYKCRFCSYTSPNVRSLMPHYQRMHPTVKINNAMIFSSYVVDQSEDLNAESQTLREILNSAPKNMLTSTPSSHGNNSTTSFTKNTPKPFATENDNQKSPSVNNVVVYDCDICGFASPNMHSVLVHCQKKHPDEKASYFRIQKTMRVVPVDSGTAISQFAFDGGASVTPSITNVASHPEVNVELYYCKHCSYSNRSVVGVLVHYQKRHPEIKVTAKYIRQAPPTSESQRNVEGQHHAPGKPQPVPKKRSQPKDNEMFFCQHCDYGNQTVKGVLIHYQKKHKDYKVNADTVRQHTAAIRSLCEQGQKKPTSIQNAPSITESEKTKLRSLKCRQCSFSTPYVYALRKHMKKDHPTLKATVTSILKWAFLDGFIQAGYHCEWCIYSHSEPSGLLEHYQRRHPEHYVDYTYMATKLCTGPDPTPAQVTPETKSYNCRDCNFEASSIWDITNHYQSFHPWALKGDESVLLDIIKEKGAVQMSHFEELSLQTASTHKDSINLEPLFESGDDSSLLQEKTAQLSSSQSSSPYQCAVCLSEYNNLHGLLTHYGKKHPGMKVKAADFAQDVDINPGAVYKCRHCPYINTRIHGVLTHYQKRHPLIKVTAEDFVHDVEPPNESTQNESEENNKIFKQGYGAYRCKLCPYTHGTLEKLKIHYEKYHHQAEPNMLSKTPEKEAFSPNPDIYSDHIPPHTVVTLEPGEVTGLTGFRPRKNINPHTVFRCQLCKYFCSTRKGIARHYRIKHNNVRAQPEGKNNLFTCALCSYTNPIRKGLAAHYQKRHDIDAYYTHCLAASRTVNDDNDIQDKVVISTPDNEDSSEMSDDLKNAIEKKKCSLCAFQSYSKKGIVSHYIKRHPGVFPKKQHASKLGSYFTLVYGEENESLSCLEEKPEIDVPSEDSEETQEQELLPFRCIKCFKLSFSTAELLCMHYTDHHCKDIKRDFSIVGTTGTRSLTTVYQCKHCNVKLSSIAELTFHLNIHIEDFQKRAKRQERRKQLLQKQKTAESLIPDGKQEKLQTGSGQETVTKGLKEKVVVGYKCKFCVEVHPTLRAICNHLRKHIQYGNAHPLPPELKNDAEVEVSNTEVEKEPEESKPVGESKPEEASIDVIKEVKLPKRCRIGGYPCKQCDRVLMSMQGLRSHERSHLALAMFTREDKYSCQFCSFVSAFRHNLDRHLQEHHGHYKPFRCKHCPFKTSSNSRLKTHIAKAHGGEHAYKCSFCSISKMTISQLKDHCIKVHGKTLTLPKLRTMGPSSPRAKQSTRIGKEGADEATYSEPPDVQQQLNHYQSAALARNNSNNSPGPLPVVTMALEHKEDFILKCEFCDFSSGYIQSIRRHYRDKHGGKKLFKCKDCNYYTCYKSAFTMHIEAGHSSVPQEGPKDLRCPLCLYHTKYKHNMIDHIVLHREERVVPIEVCRSKLSKQLQGVVFRCDKCTFTCSSDESLQQHIEKHNELRPYKCQLCYYEAKQNEELDSHLTEEHKVCRNFELVGLVNLDQLEQMRDKTEASSSDEEESAAKPEGTMQVPDVNDAAEEKRLPCEFCGRTFALRTEWEKHVLRHGMTVVAVENKKENEENRKPKENVGDTYNDAKLAEESIDTSQQTKTSCLKNFVVTKME